A part of Streptomyces sp. SLBN-31 genomic DNA contains:
- a CDS encoding DUF397 domain-containing protein: MAATELNGVAWQKSRHSNSQGSCVEFARLPGGDVAVRNSRFPDGPALVYTRAEIEAMLLGIKDGEFDHLVG; this comes from the coding sequence ATGGCAGCCACGGAGCTGAACGGGGTGGCCTGGCAGAAGAGTCGGCACAGCAACTCGCAGGGTTCCTGCGTGGAGTTCGCCCGGCTGCCCGGCGGCGACGTGGCCGTGCGCAACTCCCGCTTTCCCGACGGGCCCGCGCTCGTCTACACGCGAGCGGAGATCGAGGCAATGCTCCTGGGCATCAAGGACGGCGAGTTCGACCACCTCGTGGGCTGA
- a CDS encoding helix-turn-helix transcriptional regulator, protein MTAAGAVEADADRVFAALANATRREVLRLLREGGPQPVQTLAEHFDMRRPSLSEHLRVLREAGLVSEQRSGRNRIYRLEAAPLADVQDWLHPYERFWRDRLNDLGDLLDRMPDGDPA, encoded by the coding sequence ATGACTGCAGCCGGGGCCGTCGAGGCGGACGCGGACCGCGTCTTCGCCGCGCTCGCCAACGCCACCCGCCGCGAGGTGCTGCGGCTCCTCCGAGAGGGCGGACCGCAGCCGGTGCAAACACTGGCCGAGCACTTCGACATGCGCCGCCCGAGCCTGTCGGAGCACCTCAGGGTGCTGCGCGAGGCCGGCCTGGTCTCCGAGCAGCGCTCGGGGCGCAACCGCATCTACCGCCTGGAGGCGGCCCCGCTCGCCGACGTGCAGGACTGGCTCCACCCCTACGAGCGCTTCTGGCGCGACCGCCTGAACGACCTCGGCGACCTCCTGGACCGCATGCCCGACGGTGATCCGGCATGA
- a CDS encoding SRPBCC domain-containing protein — translation MTGPEPEPDDDLTVVRVDRFFPHPPAKVWRALTDPALLVQWQMQGSEDFRLEVGHRYRLTAVPRPNVNFSGIVDVMVLGYDVERMLSLRWADADPANPADWTVTWTLEQEGRGTRLFLVHEGFDPDDPVQLMARSIMGGGWRAHVMPSLGQALERM, via the coding sequence ATGACCGGCCCCGAGCCTGAGCCCGACGACGACCTCACCGTCGTCCGCGTCGACCGCTTCTTCCCGCACCCGCCGGCCAAGGTCTGGCGGGCCCTGACCGACCCCGCCCTGCTCGTGCAGTGGCAGATGCAGGGCAGCGAGGACTTCCGGCTGGAGGTCGGTCACCGCTACCGCCTGACCGCCGTACCCCGGCCCAACGTGAACTTCTCCGGCATCGTCGACGTGATGGTTCTCGGGTACGACGTCGAGCGGATGCTCTCGCTGCGCTGGGCGGACGCCGATCCGGCCAACCCGGCCGACTGGACCGTCACGTGGACACTGGAACAGGAAGGCCGCGGAACGCGTCTCTTCCTTGTGCACGAGGGATTCGATCCCGACGATCCCGTCCAGCTGATGGCCCGCTCGATCATGGGCGGGGGCTGGAGGGCGCATGTGATGCCGAGCCTGGGGCAAGCGCTGGAACGGATGTAG
- a CDS encoding ATP-binding protein, whose amino-acid sequence MLEPLRQGLPPLDIAAVSNAASCALPARYEAVREARGFTRRTLDQWETGDRFDDVCLVVSELVTNALRHALPAGAVRSAEPTPCVRLHLLRWTERLVCAVRDPSQDSPVERETEDFSAESGRGLFLVDSFADGWGWHPLAGALGGKVVWALFQLPEPHSELAE is encoded by the coding sequence ATGCTCGAGCCGTTACGGCAGGGCCTTCCGCCGCTGGACATCGCGGCCGTGTCCAACGCCGCCTCCTGTGCCCTTCCCGCCCGCTACGAAGCGGTGCGCGAGGCGAGGGGCTTCACCCGCAGAACACTGGACCAGTGGGAGACAGGCGACCGCTTCGACGACGTCTGCCTGGTGGTCTCCGAGCTCGTCACCAACGCGCTGCGGCACGCCCTGCCGGCCGGCGCGGTGCGTTCCGCGGAGCCGACCCCGTGCGTACGGCTGCATCTGCTGCGCTGGACCGAGCGGCTGGTGTGCGCGGTGCGCGACCCCAGCCAGGACAGCCCGGTCGAGCGCGAGACGGAGGACTTCTCGGCGGAGTCCGGGCGCGGACTGTTCCTGGTCGACTCCTTCGCCGACGGCTGGGGCTGGCACCCGCTCGCGGGCGCACTCGGCGGCAAGGTGGTCTGGGCGCTGTTCCAACTGCCCGAGCCTCACTCGGAGTTGGCCGAGTGA